A genomic window from Flavobacterium hankyongi includes:
- a CDS encoding KTSC domain-containing protein → MKRVVEYRKLLEVDKNVTLKELKTIYRNSMKETHPDKFVNDDEGKQAAEEKSKSIISAYHFLVSIASETIEKNLPEYQETINNSAIADFYLEKQTLLVTHLNGASYEYIGVPKNVYIKMINADSPNRFAKRHIYGNYIYRKSAEAVEI, encoded by the coding sequence ATGAAAAGAGTTGTTGAGTACAGAAAATTATTAGAAGTTGACAAAAATGTTACCTTAAAAGAATTAAAAACCATTTACAGAAACAGTATGAAAGAAACGCATCCTGACAAATTTGTAAATGACGACGAAGGTAAACAAGCTGCTGAAGAAAAAAGTAAATCAATCATTAGTGCTTATCACTTTTTAGTAAGTATTGCATCTGAAACCATTGAGAAAAATCTTCCAGAATATCAGGAAACAATCAATAATTCAGCTATTGCAGATTTCTATTTGGAAAAACAAACTCTATTGGTAACCCATTTAAATGGCGCTTCATATGAGTACATTGGTGTTCCAAAAAATGTGTACATCAAAATGATAAATGCAGATTCGCCTAACCGTTTCGCAAAACGTCATATTTACGGGAACTACATTTACAGAAAATCAGCAGAAGCCGTTGAAATTTAA
- the era gene encoding GTPase Era: MSHKAGYVNIIGNPNVGKSTLMNALVGERLSIITSKAQTTRHRILGIVNGDDFQVLFSDTPGIIKPAYDLQSSMMDFVKSAFEDADILIYMVEIGEKELKDEAFFNKIIHSKIPVLLLLNKIDKSNQEQLEEQVALWKEKVPNAEIFPISALENFNVQAVFDRILELLPESPAFYPKDALTDKPERFFVNETIREKILLHYEKEIPYAVEIETEEFIEEEDIIRIRAVIMVERDTQKGIIIGHKGAAIKRVGVEARQDLEKFFGKQIHIEMFVKVNKDWRNNAYQLRRFGYNQK, from the coding sequence ATGTCACACAAAGCTGGTTATGTAAACATTATCGGGAACCCAAATGTGGGTAAATCAACATTGATGAATGCCTTGGTAGGAGAGCGTCTTTCGATTATTACATCAAAAGCACAAACAACTCGTCATCGTATTTTAGGAATCGTGAATGGAGATGATTTTCAGGTTCTGTTTTCAGATACTCCTGGAATCATAAAACCAGCTTATGATTTGCAGTCTTCCATGATGGATTTTGTGAAATCTGCGTTTGAAGATGCTGATATATTGATCTACATGGTAGAAATTGGTGAAAAGGAATTGAAAGACGAAGCATTCTTCAATAAAATAATTCATTCTAAAATTCCAGTTTTATTATTGTTGAATAAAATTGACAAATCGAATCAAGAACAATTGGAAGAACAAGTTGCGCTTTGGAAAGAAAAAGTTCCAAATGCTGAAATTTTCCCGATATCTGCTTTGGAAAACTTTAATGTACAGGCAGTTTTTGATCGTATTTTAGAATTATTGCCAGAATCACCAGCTTTTTATCCAAAGGATGCTCTGACAGATAAGCCAGAACGTTTTTTTGTGAATGAAACTATTCGTGAGAAGATTTTACTACATTATGAAAAGGAAATTCCGTATGCAGTTGAAATTGAAACGGAAGAGTTTATTGAAGAAGAAGATATTATCAGAATACGTGCAGTTATCATGGTGGAACGTGATACACAAAAAGGAATCATTATAGGTCATAAAGGAGCTGCAATAAAAAGAGTAGGAGTTGAAGCACGTCAGGATTTAGAGAAGTTTTTCGGGAAGCAAATTCATATAGAAATGTTTGTGAAAGTTAATAAGGACTGGAGAAACAACGCATATCAATTAAGAAGATTTGGATACAATCAGAAGTAA
- a CDS encoding MarR family winged helix-turn-helix transcriptional regulator translates to MEKLDNIIFYNIDKAIRSYRMYAMKQIRKSGYKITIDQWLIIKSILEKPKINQQELAKNVFKDNASVTRIIELLVKSNYLKREVDSNDRRKSVLTVTQEGKDIIEKVQNLVLDNRKVALDGVSKEELDNMNIALQKIIINCS, encoded by the coding sequence ATGGAAAAACTTGACAATATAATCTTTTACAATATCGACAAGGCAATACGAAGCTACAGAATGTATGCCATGAAACAAATTCGTAAAAGCGGTTACAAAATTACAATTGACCAATGGCTCATAATAAAATCAATATTAGAAAAACCCAAAATCAATCAACAAGAACTTGCTAAAAATGTTTTTAAAGACAATGCATCAGTCACTAGAATAATTGAATTACTGGTAAAATCTAATTATCTAAAACGAGAAGTTGACTCTAATGACAGAAGAAAATCAGTTTTAACCGTTACTCAAGAAGGCAAAGATATTATTGAAAAAGTGCAGAATTTAGTTCTTGACAACAGAAAAGTTGCTCTTGATGGAGTTTCAAAAGAGGAACTTGACAACATGAATATTGCCCTACAAAAAATCATAATCAACTGCTCATAA
- a CDS encoding DUF983 domain-containing protein, with product MLKKGSKLNSILTGSCPKCQEESMYKGKNMFNPQYTIKMNEQCSHCGTRYKIEPSFFYGSMYVSYAVGVAFGVAAFIVFYFFLKTNLKVAFIGICGTLLAFMPIIMRLSRNIWINFFISYDKNWKENKN from the coding sequence ATGTTAAAAAAAGGATCGAAACTAAATAGCATTTTAACAGGAAGTTGTCCTAAATGCCAAGAAGAAAGTATGTATAAGGGAAAAAACATGTTCAACCCCCAGTACACCATCAAAATGAACGAACAGTGTAGTCATTGCGGAACTAGATATAAAATTGAACCTTCTTTTTTTTACGGCTCGATGTATGTAAGCTATGCAGTGGGTGTAGCATTTGGCGTTGCTGCTTTTATTGTTTTCTATTTTTTCTTAAAAACAAATTTAAAAGTAGCTTTCATAGGAATTTGTGGAACATTACTAGCTTTTATGCCTATAATCATGCGTTTATCAAGAAACATTTGGATAAACTTTTTTATCAGTTATGATAAAAATTGGAAAGAAAACAAAAATTAA
- a CDS encoding S8 family peptidase: MRNKKLTLLFVGLILSTVASAQGANPTLTKKQKLTENQLKRWSHLDLEKDSIPGMSIDRVYAELLKGKKGAKVIVGVVDSGVDIDHEDLKSVIWVNKKEIPGNGIDDDKNGYIDDIHGWNFLGNIENENLELTRLLKKGDDGSQAYKEAKAAYDKKMEALLANKQQIDNIYNANKALSEYLKKEDFNIDEVKAITTEDTELKKNIEVFTKIGKAGPVLMANVNKFKTQVYNQLNYNYNLEFDARKLVGDNPEDINDKFYGNNIVYGPTKEGALHGTHVAGIIAQSRNNNIGGDGIADNVEIMSVRAVPNGDEYDKDVALAIKYAVDNGAKVINASFGKDFSPHKQWVYDAIKYAESKDVLIVHAAGNDSKDIDVEPNFPNDSDDKKTEFADNVITVGALNFENGKKIVANFSNYGKLNVDVYAPGVKIYATTPNGEYQYLQGTSMASPNVAGVAAMIRSYYPNLSAKEIKGIIMNSGTTVSNDVVVGGNPKDVRPFNSLSKSGKIVNGFTAMTLAEKMSTEKMKAKKFHKKNKTLKN, encoded by the coding sequence ATGAGAAATAAAAAATTAACACTTCTTTTTGTTGGATTAATTCTTTCAACTGTTGCATCTGCTCAAGGAGCTAACCCAACTCTAACAAAGAAGCAAAAGTTAACTGAAAATCAACTAAAGCGTTGGAGTCATTTAGATTTAGAAAAAGATAGTATCCCTGGAATGAGTATAGACCGTGTTTATGCTGAGTTACTCAAAGGTAAAAAAGGAGCTAAAGTTATTGTTGGGGTTGTGGATTCAGGAGTAGATATCGATCATGAAGATTTAAAATCTGTTATTTGGGTAAACAAAAAGGAAATACCAGGTAATGGCATTGATGATGACAAAAACGGATACATTGACGACATTCACGGATGGAATTTTTTAGGAAACATCGAGAACGAAAACTTAGAATTAACGCGTCTTTTGAAAAAAGGAGATGATGGTTCTCAAGCTTACAAAGAAGCAAAAGCAGCTTATGACAAAAAAATGGAAGCGCTTTTAGCCAACAAACAGCAAATTGACAACATTTACAATGCCAATAAAGCTTTAAGTGAGTATCTGAAAAAAGAGGACTTCAATATAGATGAAGTAAAAGCGATCACAACAGAAGATACAGAATTAAAGAAAAACATCGAAGTGTTTACAAAAATTGGAAAGGCAGGACCAGTATTAATGGCAAACGTAAATAAGTTTAAAACACAAGTTTACAACCAATTAAACTACAATTACAATTTAGAATTCGATGCACGAAAATTAGTAGGTGACAATCCTGAAGATATAAATGATAAATTTTATGGAAACAATATTGTATATGGCCCAACCAAAGAAGGCGCTTTACATGGTACGCACGTTGCAGGAATCATAGCGCAGTCACGCAACAACAACATTGGTGGTGACGGTATTGCAGATAATGTAGAAATCATGTCCGTTCGTGCAGTTCCAAATGGTGACGAGTACGACAAAGACGTTGCTTTAGCAATTAAATACGCTGTAGATAATGGTGCTAAAGTAATCAATGCAAGTTTTGGAAAAGATTTTTCCCCACACAAACAATGGGTTTATGATGCCATAAAATATGCTGAAAGCAAAGACGTCCTTATTGTTCACGCTGCTGGTAATGATTCAAAAGATATTGATGTGGAACCAAATTTTCCTAATGACTCTGATGATAAAAAAACTGAATTTGCTGATAATGTAATTACTGTTGGCGCATTAAATTTTGAAAACGGAAAAAAAATAGTTGCAAATTTCTCTAACTATGGAAAACTAAATGTTGATGTTTATGCACCTGGTGTAAAAATATATGCTACAACACCTAATGGCGAATATCAATACTTACAAGGAACGTCTATGGCATCACCAAATGTAGCTGGAGTAGCTGCTATGATTCGTTCATATTATCCAAATTTATCTGCAAAAGAAATCAAGGGTATTATTATGAATTCTGGAACAACAGTTTCTAATGATGTTGTAGTTGGTGGGAATCCAAAAGATGTACGCCCATTTAACTCACTTTCTAAATCTGGAAAAATTGTAAATGGTTTTACAGCAATGACTTTGGCAGAAAAAATGAGCACAGAAAAGATGAAAGCAAAAAAATTCCATAAAAAGAATAAAACTCTTAAAAACTAA
- a CDS encoding DUF1761 domain-containing protein: MEINYLALLLSALSTLVVGFIWYNPKVFGTIWMNETGMTEEKAKNSNMIKVFGLTIFYSLILAFMIPTIVNHEIGAVQAAGGNAQDPALIEFLKVHHGKFLSFKHGALHGILFGIFFVLPITAINSLFEQKSWKYILITAGYWIVSFAIMGAILCGWQ, from the coding sequence ATGGAAATTAATTATTTAGCACTGCTACTATCAGCATTATCAACATTAGTTGTTGGATTTATCTGGTATAATCCTAAAGTTTTCGGAACAATTTGGATGAATGAAACTGGAATGACTGAAGAAAAAGCAAAAAACAGTAATATGATTAAAGTGTTTGGATTAACTATCTTTTATTCATTAATCTTAGCTTTTATGATTCCAACAATTGTTAATCATGAAATAGGAGCTGTACAAGCTGCCGGAGGAAACGCCCAAGACCCAGCACTAATCGAATTTCTTAAAGTACATCACGGCAAATTCTTATCTTTTAAACACGGAGCATTACATGGTATTTTATTTGGAATATTTTTTGTGTTACCAATAACAGCAATAAATAGCTTATTTGAACAAAAATCTTGGAAATATATTTTAATAACTGCTGGCTATTGGATTGTATCTTTTGCTATTATGGGTGCAATTCTTTGTGGATGGCAATAA
- a CDS encoding ABC-F family ATP-binding cassette domain-containing protein — MLNIHNLSVSFGGTYLFEEVTFRLGAGDRVGLVGKNGAGKSTMLKMLAGDFKPDSGTIATEKEVKIGFLRQDIDFVKGRTVLDEAYQAFEEIKRAELKIDEINHQLATRTDYESESYSELIEQLSDVQHHYEILGGYNYVGDTEKILLGLGFKREEFNNQTDTFSGGWRMRIELAKLLLQSNDILLLDEPTNHLDIESIIWLESFLKSFPGVVVIVSHDKMFLDNVTNRTIEISLGKAYDFNKPYTEYLVLREEIREKQLATQKNQAKKIEETQKLIDRFRYSATKSSMAQSLIKKLDKVERIEVDEDDNSVMNISFPVSITPGRVVVEAEHVTKAYGDKTILKDISLLVERGSKIAFVGQNGQGKSTFIKAIVNEFEFEGNIKLGHNVQLGYFAQNQAEYLDGEKTLLDTMLEAATDSNRSKVRDMLGSFLFRGDDVDKKVKVLSGGERNRLALCKLLLQPINVLLMDEPTNHLDIKSKNVLKAALQKYEGTLLLVSHDRDFLQGMANTVYEFKDQKIKEYLGDINFFLEQRNVDNFREVEKKDVVVKEAPKQVKNLSYEEQKAQKTLQNKLSKIESQIQQLEKDIQKDDKALAENYEKLMQDASFFSAYEKKKKDLEQLLEDWEVVQMELES; from the coding sequence ATGCTTAATATTCATAATTTATCGGTTTCTTTTGGTGGTACATATCTTTTCGAAGAAGTAACTTTTCGTTTAGGAGCTGGTGACCGTGTTGGTCTTGTTGGAAAAAATGGAGCTGGAAAGTCAACTATGCTTAAAATGCTTGCAGGAGATTTTAAACCAGACAGCGGGACAATTGCTACTGAGAAAGAGGTGAAGATAGGTTTTCTTCGTCAGGATATTGATTTTGTGAAAGGCAGAACTGTTTTAGATGAGGCATATCAGGCATTTGAAGAAATTAAAAGAGCTGAATTAAAAATTGATGAAATAAACCATCAGTTGGCCACTCGCACAGATTATGAAAGTGAATCGTATTCTGAATTAATTGAGCAATTGAGTGATGTACAACATCATTATGAAATATTAGGCGGGTATAACTATGTTGGTGATACCGAAAAAATTCTTTTAGGTTTAGGATTTAAACGTGAAGAATTCAATAATCAAACCGATACATTTTCAGGAGGATGGCGTATGCGTATCGAATTAGCTAAATTATTATTACAATCCAATGATATTTTGCTTCTGGATGAGCCTACAAACCATTTGGATATTGAGAGTATCATTTGGCTGGAAAGTTTCTTAAAGTCGTTCCCAGGAGTTGTGGTGATAGTTTCACACGATAAAATGTTTTTGGATAACGTAACCAACAGAACAATTGAGATTTCTTTAGGTAAAGCTTATGATTTCAACAAACCTTATACTGAATATTTGGTTTTAAGAGAAGAAATTCGTGAAAAGCAATTGGCTACACAAAAAAATCAAGCAAAAAAAATTGAAGAAACTCAAAAGTTAATAGATAGGTTTAGATATAGTGCGACCAAATCATCAATGGCACAATCACTAATCAAAAAACTTGATAAAGTTGAACGTATTGAGGTTGATGAAGATGATAATTCAGTAATGAATATTTCGTTTCCAGTTTCTATTACTCCGGGTAGAGTGGTGGTTGAAGCAGAGCATGTGACAAAAGCTTACGGTGACAAAACTATTTTAAAAGATATTTCTCTTTTGGTTGAAAGAGGTAGTAAAATTGCCTTTGTAGGTCAGAACGGCCAAGGTAAATCAACATTTATTAAAGCGATTGTAAACGAATTTGAATTTGAAGGAAATATAAAACTTGGACATAATGTGCAATTGGGTTATTTTGCTCAGAATCAGGCCGAATATCTGGATGGCGAAAAAACATTACTAGACACCATGCTTGAAGCGGCTACAGATTCTAATCGTTCAAAAGTTCGCGACATGTTAGGATCTTTCTTATTTAGAGGTGATGATGTAGACAAGAAGGTGAAAGTGCTTTCGGGAGGAGAGCGTAACCGTTTGGCTTTGTGTAAGTTGTTATTACAGCCAATAAATGTTCTGTTAATGGATGAGCCTACCAATCACTTGGATATTAAATCTAAAAATGTATTAAAGGCTGCTTTACAGAAATACGAAGGGACATTACTTTTGGTTTCGCACGATCGTGACTTTTTACAAGGTATGGCTAATACCGTTTATGAGTTCAAAGATCAAAAAATAAAAGAATATTTAGGTGATATAAATTTCTTTTTAGAGCAAAGAAATGTTGATAATTTCCGCGAAGTAGAAAAGAAAGATGTAGTAGTAAAAGAAGCTCCTAAGCAAGTAAAAAACCTTTCTTATGAAGAACAAAAAGCTCAAAAAACACTTCAAAATAAGTTGTCAAAAATTGAAAGTCAGATTCAACAATTAGAAAAAGATATTCAAAAAGACGATAAAGCATTAGCCGAGAATTATGAAAAATTAATGCAAGATGCTTCTTTCTTCTCAGCATATGAAAAGAAAAAGAAAGATTTAGAACAATTGTTAGAAGATTGGGAAGTAGTTCAAATGGAACTGGAAAGTTAG
- a CDS encoding NAD(P)/FAD-dependent oxidoreductase → MLDYIIVGTGIAGICFSEICLQNNKPFLVFEDYSTSSSRIAGGLYNPVILKRFSEVWKAKEQLEFGLPFYKQISNRIQVEFDFKIPIFRKFASVEEQNNWFQAADKPNLSPFLSTTIVHQNYQSIDSKFGFGEVLQTGYVDTSSLLDNYVACLKSNNYLKEEKFDYAQIQIFEDRIGYKDIEAKNIVFAEGFGLQYNPYFNELPLDGTKGELLIIKAPKLDLDVVLKSSIFILPIGDNLFKVGATYNWEDKTNTPTEAGKQELIDNLKELIGCDFEIIEHFAGVRPTVKDRRPLVGTHNEHKRLHVLNGLGTRGVMFGPWLAKALYENIEYNVPLDIQIDIKRLNK, encoded by the coding sequence ATGTTAGATTATATCATTGTCGGTACTGGAATTGCAGGAATTTGCTTTTCTGAAATTTGTTTGCAAAACAACAAGCCCTTTTTGGTTTTTGAAGATTACTCGACTTCTTCTTCTAGAATTGCAGGAGGATTGTATAACCCTGTAATTCTTAAAAGATTTAGCGAGGTTTGGAAAGCCAAAGAACAATTGGAATTTGGATTGCCTTTTTATAAGCAAATTTCCAATAGAATCCAAGTTGAATTTGATTTTAAAATTCCAATTTTTAGAAAGTTCGCATCTGTTGAGGAGCAAAATAATTGGTTTCAAGCTGCAGATAAGCCTAATCTTTCTCCTTTTTTATCTACAACAATTGTTCATCAAAATTATCAATCTATTGATTCTAAATTTGGGTTTGGTGAGGTTTTGCAAACTGGATATGTTGATACGTCATCATTACTCGATAACTATGTGGCTTGTCTAAAAAGCAATAATTATTTAAAAGAAGAAAAATTTGACTACGCTCAAATTCAGATTTTTGAGGATAGAATTGGTTATAAAGATATTGAGGCAAAAAATATCGTTTTTGCGGAAGGTTTTGGACTCCAGTATAACCCTTATTTCAATGAACTTCCACTAGATGGAACTAAAGGGGAATTACTTATTATTAAAGCACCTAAATTGGATTTAGATGTAGTGCTTAAGTCTAGTATTTTCATTCTCCCTATTGGTGATAATTTGTTTAAAGTAGGTGCGACTTACAATTGGGAAGATAAAACAAATACACCTACTGAAGCTGGAAAACAAGAGCTTATCGATAATTTAAAGGAACTTATAGGCTGTGACTTTGAAATTATTGAACATTTTGCAGGTGTTAGACCTACAGTAAAAGACCGTAGGCCTTTGGTTGGAACACATAATGAACATAAAAGGCTACATGTTTTAAACGGATTAGGCACAAGAGGGGTAATGTTTGGCCCTTGGTTGGCAAAAGCATTGTATGAAAATATCGAATATAACGTACCTCTTGATATTCAAATCGATATTAAAAGACTGAATAAGTAG
- the gldN gene encoding gliding motility protein GldN: MNWRNLLSVVIFVAGSTTSFAQSNLLNAKVPSDIGKKSAAQQLKDNDKPLEYGYVDDRDILMSKKVWEIIDLDERINFPLYYPIDTASIGKDRRSLYDVLVTGIKSGRITEVYDDSYFRVKKTLKDINASLTKTDTSDAGREQMNEDPAAFRFQIKKVPVYETKQVPGKKGKMITKKVKVGEKMDTIPASRKISEEYIVKRDLASIDVSDYKIVGLWYFDKRQADLRYRILGICPVIPDVYTIDKSDEEKDYIELFWVFYPGAREILHEWKAFNDENSSMPISFDHLLNSRRFNALTYKEENVYNDRLISDYMKDNSLMQLLESERVKDKIRNFEQDMWNY; this comes from the coding sequence ATGAATTGGAGAAATTTATTATCAGTTGTTATATTTGTTGCTGGAAGTACTACTTCTTTCGCTCAATCTAACTTGTTGAATGCTAAGGTTCCTTCTGATATCGGAAAGAAATCTGCAGCTCAACAATTAAAAGATAATGACAAGCCGTTAGAGTATGGTTATGTAGATGACCGAGATATTTTAATGTCTAAAAAAGTTTGGGAAATCATTGACCTTGATGAGAGAATCAATTTCCCTTTATATTATCCTATTGATACTGCTTCAATAGGGAAAGATCGTCGTTCTTTGTATGATGTTCTTGTTACAGGTATTAAGTCAGGAAGAATTACTGAAGTATATGATGATAGTTATTTTAGAGTTAAAAAAACATTAAAAGACATCAATGCTTCATTAACTAAGACTGATACCAGTGATGCAGGAAGAGAGCAAATGAATGAGGATCCAGCTGCTTTTAGATTTCAAATCAAAAAAGTACCTGTATATGAAACAAAGCAGGTTCCTGGTAAAAAAGGAAAAATGATTACCAAAAAGGTTAAAGTTGGTGAGAAAATGGATACTATTCCAGCTTCTAGAAAAATTTCTGAAGAGTACATAGTAAAAAGAGATTTAGCATCTATTGATGTTTCTGATTACAAAATTGTTGGGCTTTGGTATTTTGATAAAAGACAAGCTGACTTACGTTACAGAATTTTAGGTATTTGCCCTGTTATTCCTGATGTTTATACAATTGATAAATCAGATGAAGAGAAGGATTATATCGAATTATTTTGGGTATTCTATCCTGGTGCTCGTGAAATTTTGCATGAGTGGAAAGCTTTCAATGATGAAAATTCGTCAATGCCGATTTCATTTGATCATTTATTAAATTCACGTCGTTTTAATGCGTTGACTTATAAAGAAGAAAATGTTTATAATGATAGATTAATATCTGATTACATGAAAGATAATTCCTTAATGCAGTTATTAGAATCAGAAAGAGTGAAGGATAAAATTCGTAACTTCGAACAAGATATGTGGAATTACTAA
- a CDS encoding GNAT family N-acetyltransferase produces the protein MNTTTFKVYSAIDELPASWDQVAESNVFLQTSYLKVLEESAPTNMQCFYIGIFEENNLIGVALAQYLNVQKLESFGERDKCIKTTVRNFVFKNFASHVLFLGNNMITGQNGYVFNKEMDFKHISELLIQCSEAIIQYFKNKGIKIHIVSFKDFYQHCSDELKKYDFAEMYDFNIQPNMIFELNPEWKTESDYVAAFSKKYRDQYKRSHKKCEGVTVKELNYQEIIVNEERIYDLYHHVAKNAPFNTFFLAKNHFSTFKKQLGEQLRVAGYFIDEKLVGFHTILLNGETLETYFLGYDEHIQKERMLYLNMLYNMTKFGIENGFKKIIFGRTALEIKSSIGAKPVLMSGFIYHTNKFINHFMDKIFIRLEPSVEWQQRHPFK, from the coding sequence TTGAACACTACTACATTTAAAGTTTATTCTGCCATTGACGAACTACCTGCATCTTGGGACCAAGTTGCAGAAAGTAATGTTTTTCTTCAAACATCTTATTTAAAAGTTCTAGAGGAATCGGCACCTACAAACATGCAATGCTTTTATATTGGTATTTTTGAAGAAAACAACCTCATAGGAGTTGCACTTGCGCAATACCTTAATGTCCAAAAACTGGAATCATTTGGAGAAAGAGATAAGTGTATAAAAACTACTGTCCGTAATTTTGTTTTTAAAAATTTTGCGTCACATGTCCTGTTTTTAGGAAACAACATGATTACTGGACAAAATGGTTATGTTTTTAATAAAGAAATGGATTTTAAACATATAAGCGAACTGCTTATTCAATGTTCTGAAGCCATTATTCAGTATTTTAAAAATAAAGGAATTAAAATTCACATTGTTTCTTTTAAAGATTTTTATCAGCATTGTTCGGATGAATTAAAAAAGTATGATTTTGCAGAAATGTACGATTTCAATATTCAGCCAAACATGATTTTTGAACTGAATCCTGAATGGAAAACCGAATCTGATTATGTGGCTGCATTTTCTAAAAAATACCGTGACCAGTACAAGAGATCACACAAAAAATGCGAAGGAGTAACAGTAAAAGAATTAAATTATCAAGAAATTATAGTTAACGAAGAAAGGATTTATGACCTTTATCATCATGTTGCCAAGAATGCTCCTTTTAATACATTCTTTTTAGCAAAAAATCACTTTTCTACTTTTAAAAAACAACTTGGTGAACAACTACGCGTAGCTGGTTACTTTATTGATGAAAAATTGGTAGGTTTTCATACTATACTTTTAAATGGGGAGACATTAGAAACCTATTTTTTAGGTTATGACGAACATATTCAAAAAGAAAGAATGCTCTATTTGAATATGTTGTACAACATGACCAAATTTGGAATTGAAAATGGCTTCAAAAAAATTATTTTCGGAAGAACCGCTTTAGAAATAAAAAGTTCAATAGGTGCCAAGCCTGTATTAATGTCTGGCTTTATTTACCATACTAACAAATTTATTAATCACTTTATGGACAAAATTTTTATACGTCTTGAACCAAGTGTTGAATGGCAACAAAGACATCCGTTTAAATAA